The Candidatus Deferrimicrobiaceae bacterium genomic sequence CGACGGCGTATTCCACCGCGGCCCCGACCCCGGTGACGTCCGGATGGCCCTCCCGGTAAGGCGGCACGAAATTGCCGATGTTGCGGACGACGAACAGGTCGCCCGGTTTCGCGCGCGTCAGGAACGTCGGGTCGATGCGGGAGTCGCAGCAGGTGATGAACAGGGCGTCCGGGTTCTGCCCGTGAGCCGCGAGATGCTCGAACACCTCGCGATACTCGCCCCAGTATTCGTCGCGGAATCGGTGGATTCCGGAAATCAGCTTTTTCACGATGTGCTCGCCTCCGCCTTACGCTTCTGCCTTTATCCTATCCGACCCCGCGGAGACGCGGTTCGCCAAAATGGGGGCGGGAAGGAGGAGACCTTGACGTTCGTCAAGGACGCCCGTGAAATCGTCCGCGTATACTGGAAACATCAAGCCGATATTGCCGGAGGTCTTTCGAATGGATCGCTATACCAAGGGTTTCGTGCTCGCCTCGCTCGTCTACCTGATGGCCGCAGGTGCCATCGGGGCGCTGACGCGCGGCGCCGCCGCCTCGCCCGAATGGGTCAAGTTCGCCCACGTCCACTTCAACCTGGCGGGCTTCATGTCGATGATGATCTACGGGGTGGGCTACTTCATCCTGCCCCGCTTCAACGGAACGACGCTCAAGTTTCCCGGCTGGGTACCGATCCACTTCTGGCTCGCGAACATCGGGCTGCTCGGGATGGTCTCGACCTTCCGGCCGGAGATCCCGCCGGCCTTCCATGCCTTCGCTGCCGTCTCGGTGATCGGAAACGCCGTCTTCGTCGTCAACCTGGTCGCCACCATGCTGTTCAAGGAGGCGGACGCCGAGGAGGAACCGGTCGCGGCGCCCGCGCCAGGCCCCGCGACGGCATCCACCGGCGCCCCGGACGCAACGTCCTCCTGCTGTTCCCCGGCCGCCGTGTCGCCGCAGGACGCTTTCGGGACGGATACCCCCGTCGCCCTCTCTCCCGACCTCCGGGTCGGCGAGCTCATCACCCGGTGGCCGCACGCCGCCGACGCGCTCGTCAAGGCGGGCCTTGGCGGGCTGGCAGACCCGGCGCACCGGGAGCAGATCAAGTCGATTCCCGTGACCGTCCGGATGGCGTGCCAGCGCCACAACCTCGATCTCGGCCCCACGATGCTGCTGCTGTCGGAAGCCACGGGGCTGCCGATCGTCGCGGCCGGCCCGGCGCCCACGGCCGCCTCCCCCGCTCCCGCCGGCGGCAAAGCATCCGTCGCCGTCACCGCCACCGTCCGCCGCGGCGCAGCCATAGGGCCCGACGCGATCCTGGGCGACATCCTCGCGGTCTACCCCGAGACGGAAAAAGTGTTTCGCAAGCATTTCGGCGGCGGCTGCTTCTCGTGCCCGGGACAGAAGACCGAGTCGGTGCGCCAGAGCGCCCTGCTGCACAACCTCGACATGAAGGCGGTGCTCGCCGACCTCAACAAGGCTGCGGGGGCTACTTCCCCATCATGATGTAGCTTTTCGCGTCGATGAACGGCACGGCGCCGCCGGTGACCGATGGGAGGACACCGTTCCACTTGCGGATCGCCTCCTGCTGCGCCTCGATCGCCCGAAGCTGGATCAGCTCCGACGAGACGTTCTGCTTCTGGAGCCGAAGCGACTCGGCCTCGGCCTGCGCCGACGCGATCTTCTGCTGCGCCTCGATCTTGATCCGGTCGAGGTCGCGCGCCGCCTTGAGCGCGAGCTGCTCGGCGGTCTGCTTCGATTCGATCGCCTGCGTGAACTGCGCGCTGAACTTGAAGTTCACGATCGAGACGTCGACGACGGACAGGTTGTACGCCATCAGCCGCGCCTTGAGCAGCTCCTTGATCTCGGAGCGGATCTTCTCGCGCGTCGTGATCAGCTCGACCGCCGTGTACTTTGCCGTGGTCGCCTTGACGACCTCCTGGGCGACGGGATCGATGACGCGCTCGCGGTAGCCCTCGCCGATGTGCTGGAAGAGCCAGCCCGCCTTGTCGGGGATGACGTTGTAGTTGACCGCGATCGTCTCCTGGATGTCCTGCATGTCCTTCGACGACGCTTCGGCCTCGGTCTGCTCCTTCTGGACCTTGACGTCGATGCGCACGATCTTCTGGTAGCCGGGGATCCGGAAGTGGATCCCCTCGTCGAGGACGATCGGCTGCACCGCGCCGAAGTTGAGGACGACGCCCCGCTGCCCCGGCCCGACGATCACGAACGGGTTGAGGCCGCCCAGCACGATCAGCGCAACGACGACCGCCGCCACCACCCCGATCACGCGCTTGGCTTTCTGCATGCCTGCCGGATCGATCACGATCTTCTCCATCGTCTTCCTCCTGGGTTTCCGGGAATGGTCACTTCTTCGGCAGCCGCTTGAGCGCCTTCGACGCGTGGAAGGCGAGCACCGGGTCGGCGCCCGACGCGACGCCGGACAGGATCGACGCGACCCCCTCGCACGCCGGGCATTGCGCGAGAAGCTGCACGGCTTGCAAAGCCAGCGCCTTGTCGGCGCCCACGGTCAGACCGCCCACGGCGTCGATCAGCGCGGGGCTGGCCGACAACAGCGCCTTCGGGAACTGCCACCCGGCCATATAGGCGAGCACGGCCGCCCGCTCGGCGGGTTCGCCGGTCCGGAGCGTCGCCGCAAGCGTCGCAATATCTTCGTCCCGCCACGCGGTCTCCTGCCAGCCGCATCGGCCATCCCCCATCCGGTCGAACTGCCGGCCATCGAGCATCCGCAGGCATTCGGCCTTCCGGCAATCGGGCAGATCCGGAAACGCGGGGCAGACGTTGTCGGCCGCCGCGAGAAAGCCCGCGCGATTCTTCTTTTCGGCGAACCCCCGCAAGCGTTCAGCCGCGTCATCGCGCCGCGAATCGGCTTTTCCGGGAGAACGCCCCTTGCCGTCGCTTCCCACGACGCTGCGGCCCAGCCAGTCGCCCGCGAACATCACCGGAGTCACCGCCACCCGCAACGGCAGGAGCGCGCTCGTGCTGAACGAATCGCCCTTCCAGTCGCGCCAGTGCAGGTCCCAGAGCGCATCCTTCGTGTCGTCGTACGCCTTGGGCAACTCCATCACAGGATGGACCAGCAGCAGGTCGACCGTGACGGCGGAGAGACACACCGGCACCGACACAGGGAAGGAGATCCCCCGCGCCGGTTGCGTCTTCGGCACCAAATATTTCTCGCACGCGTTGAACAGCGGCGTGTGCTCGCGGTTGCGCCAGGCGCATCCGGAGAGCGTGGAAGACAGGAGGAGCAGGACAAGGAGGATTTTCGCGCCGGCCCGCCGCATCATCGGGCCGCCTTTTCGCAGCCGTCGAATTCCATGCGGAAGAGCCAGCTCCCGGCGAAATCGACCGGAAGGTAGACGACGCTGCCGACCACCTTGGGCAGGAAGAGGATCGCCTGGCGGAAATCGCTGCCCTGGGGGTTCTTCCAGAGGTCGTCGTACATGTCGCAGGCTGCCTGCGGGGCGGCCTTGACCGGCAGGACGACGCCCATGTCGAGCAGCGCGCCCGTCATGCCGACCGGCACGGTCACCGGAAGCGTCGACACGATGCCCGCCGGCGACTCGACCCACGTGCCGTTCACCGACCGGTCGAGCGTGTTGAGCACGACGCGGTTCTCCTTCCGGAGAAAACCGCACCCCTGCGACAGGAGCGACGCCGCGAGCAGGAACGCCAGGGCGAAGGGCAGCGCCCGCCCCATCGGGTTCGATGTCATCGAAATAACCTAGCGACGCCGTCCGAAGAGCCGCAGCAGCATCAGGAACAGATTGACGAAATCGAGGTAGAGCGTGAGCGCGCCCAGGACGGCTGCGTTCCCCGCCCGCCCTTCGTCGACGCCGGACATGATGGCCTTGACCTTCTGCGTATCGTAGGCGGCCAGGCCCGCGAAGACGAAGACGCCGATGATCGAGACGACCCAGTTGACCATCTCGTTCCGCATGAACATGTTGACGACGGAGGCGATGACGATGCCGATCAGCCCCATGAACAGGAAGCTGCCGAAGCCGGTCAGGTCGCGCTTCGTCGCATACCCGTACAGGCTCGTCGCCCCGAACATCCCCGCGGTGATGAAGAACACCGAAGCGATCGAGTCGGCGGTATAGGCGAGGAAAATCACCGAAAGCGTGACGCCGTTGAGCGCCGCGTAGGCGAGGAATCCGCCCTTGGCCATCCCGGCGGTCATGGTCATGATCCGGGAGCTCAAGTACCACACGAGCCCGAATTCTCCGATCAGCAGCGCGTAGAAGAGGAATCGCGTGCCGAAGATCAGCTTGACGGCCTCCTCGGAAGACGCCGTCGCCAACGCCAAGATCGCCGTGACGAAGAGCCCGAGCGACATCCACCCGTAGACGCCCGCCATCACACCGGTGCGCGTGCGCACCAGCGAACCGGCCTGATCCACCTCGTATCGTTCCTGCATGTAAAGATCCTCCTTGGACGCCACTACCGAATTTGACGATCAACCTTTCGATGATATTACGGATTCGCGCGCCGCGCCTGTCTCATTCGTTGCCATTCGCCCGGCCGCAAAGGTATCCTGCGACGAGGGAGGGTCCACCCATGTGCCGCATGATCGCTTTCGCCTCGCAGGATCCGCAGCCGATCGCCCCGTTCCTCGCGCAGCTCGCACGCCTCTCGAGAGAGGGAATCCTCGTCGAGCGATGGACGCGGCACCCGGGCGGGAACCATCCCGACGGCTGGGGCGTCGCCCTTTATCCCGCCGGCGGCGGCACGCTGCGGATCGTGCGCAGCGGCAGCCCCGCGAACGCAGACCCGGCGCTGGCCGCGCTTGGGAGCGAGACGACGGATCGGTTCATCGGGCACATCCGGTTCGCCTCGAATCTCTCCTCGGTGTGCGAAGCCAATGCGCATCCGTTCGTCGTGGACGGCATCGTACTGGGGCACAACGGCACGTTCAAGGGAGCGATCGGCGCGGAAGGCGACGCGCGCGGCGTCAGCGACTCGCTCGTCTTCCTCGAAATGCTGGCGATGCGATGGCGAGACGGCCGCACCTTCGAAGGACTGGCCGAGGCACTCCGCGCGCTGCTTTCCGACGAGCAGCTTGTCGGCGACTACAGCGCCGCCAACTTCCTGATCGCAGAAGGCGGGCGGTTGTTCGCCTTCCGGAAATCGCGCCGGGACCACGACTATTACGCGCTTTACCTGCACCGGTCCGGACGCGAGCTGGTCGTAGCCAGCGAGCGGCTCGACGGCCGCCCCGACTGGACTCCGCTCGGGGAAGGGGAGCTGCTCGAGCTTTCCCTGCCGGAGCCCCGGCGAAAGACGGTCGAGCTGCCGTCCTGATGACGGGCAAAGGGTGAACATGAAGTTCTTCTTCGGTTTCTTCACGCTGGCCTACGCAGGCGCCAATCTCTACGCATTGATGCGTTTCCGTCGGGCGTTCGGCCTGCGCTGGCGGGCGATCCTCCCGTTCCTGCCGCTCTTCATCCCGCTCGTGTTCGCGCCCCCGATCGTCCACCTGCTCGAACGCCCCGGGACGCTTCCCGCCGCCATGATCGCCGCCTGGGCCGGGTACACCTGGCTCGGCGTCCTATTCCTGTTCTTATGGCTGCACGGGGCGGCCGATATCGGCTACTTTTTCTTCCGGAAGGTGCGCAACTATCCCGGGCGCACGCTGCCCCCCACGACGCGGGAGGCCCGCCGGCTATTTCTGGCCGTGGTCGCCGCCCTGGTCGTCGTCGCCGGCTATTCCTTTTACGAGGCGGCGGACATCCGGCCCGAGCACGTCACGATCGCCTCCGACCGGCTGCCGGCCGGGATGAAGAAGCTGCGGATCGCCCAGATCTCCGACCTGCACGTCGGCCTGCTGATCCAGGACCATGCCGTGCACCGCGTGGCGGACATCGTCCGGGACGCCAGGCCGGACCTGCTGGTGTCCACGGGCGACCTCGTCGATGCCGGGTTCGTCTCGACCGGCGCGCTGCCCGAGATCTTCCGGGCGCTCGACCCGCCGCTGGGCAAGTATGCGATCACGGGCAATCACGAATACTACGCCGGGCTGGCGCGGTCGGTCCTCTTCACCGAACGTTCGGGATTCCGGATGCTGCGGGACGAGGCGCTGACGATCCGGGGACCGGAAGAGGACGGTTCGGGGCCTCCCCCGAATGCCGTCCCGGGGCTGCACCCGGGGGCTGCGCGGATGGGACAGGGCGGGAAATCCGCCGACAACGCCCTCCTGCGCATCCTCGGCGTGGACGACGAAGCGGGGAGTTCATTCGGGGCGCTTCCGGAGGAGGCCGAACGAAGGCTCTTCGCGGAACCGCGCTCGCCGCTGTTCACGCTCTACCTGAAGCACCGGCCCCAGATCTCACCCGAAAGCGCGGGGAAATTCGACCTGCAGCTGTCGGGGCATACGCACAACGGGCAACTGTTTCCGTTCCGGTGGATCGTCGAGACGCGTTTCCCGTACCTCGCCGGCCTGTACGACCTGCCGGGCGGGGGGCAGCTCTACACCAGCCGCGGGACGGGGACCTGGGGCCCGCGCATGCGCTTTCTGTCGCCACCCGAGGTGACGATCATCGACGTGGTGCCGAGGTAATGCGGGGCGCTTACGGGTTCGGGATGCTGAAGGAGGCGGGCGGCGCGGGCGGCACGACCACGTTGTCGAGCGCGGCCGGTTTGACGGTATTGTCGAGCACGGGCGGCTCGTCGGGCGGCTCGACGGCGTTCTCGAAAGGGATCGATTCCATCGTGTCGAACGTGACGTTCTCGTCGTTCATCTGGGGAGGCGCCGGCGCAGCGGCTGCGGGCAGCGCGACCGGGGGGACGTCGGGGACGACAGGGACGTCCTCGGCGATCGCGGCGGCGGCCAGGATCAGGAGAGCTGCGGAGATGCCGAGGCGGGTAGCGCGCATAGTCGAAAGTATACCATTCCCTCCGGTTTTGTCGATGCGGCGGCGCCCCGTTCAGCCCGGGTCGGCCTCGTCGGCGACGACCCCGTAGACGTTGCCTTCGGGCGCGTGCCCCCGCTTGTCGAGCGACAGCTTGCAGGCGCGGTAATCGGGCTTGTCTTGCCGGTTGTAGGCGACCAACGCCTGGACGATGTCGCCCGCCAGCCGTCCCTGCTCGACCAGCAGCGTCATCTCCTCGAGCGCGGTCCGGTTGTCGTAGCAGGTCGGGCGATAGGGGCGCGGGGAGATGAGCGCGTCGTACACGTCGCAGACTGCGACGATCTCGACCATCCGTTCCTTCTGGAAGATTCCGAGGGGGTAGCCGGATCCGTCGCGCCGCTCATGGTGCTCGAGCGCCACCCGGGCGGTGATCGCCCCCGCGTCTCCGAAATAATAGGCCAGCAGCACGTATCCCGCGGCGGTGTGGTGCCGGAGCCAATCGCGCTCGTCGCGCGTAAGCGCCGACCGCTTCTTCATGATGGACAGCGGAACGCACAGCTTGCCGATGTCGTGCATCGGCCCGGAGGTGGCGCCCTGGATGGCCGCGCCGGAGGTCCCCATCAGCTCCTGGGCGAGCAGCGTCGAGAGTGCGAAGACGCACAGGATGTGTCGGTAGGTGAACGGGTCGTGATCCCGGAAATGGTCGAGCGACCGGAGCAGCGGCAGCGGCAGCGTCACCCGTTCCATCATCTGCATCATCCCGTAGAAGCGTTTGCCGTCCTCGAAGACGACCTTGTAGGGCCCCTCGCAGAGGAAGCCGACCAGGTCCGGAAGGACCGTGCCGTGCTGGAGAAGGCCGCCGGAAGGCTCGTTCCGGCTGCGCCCTTGATCGGCGATCGTCGAAAGCAGTCCGGCGGTGACCTGGGAGCCTGCGGGAAGCAGCTCTTTTCCTTCGAGCGTATGGACCGGATAGCGGAGCCGGGGGGCAGGAAATGACGAACCGGGCATGGGTGCGACCTCCGAAATGCCTTTACGCCCCGGGCGGGAGCGTTTCCAGGACGAAACGAGCGACGGCGCACCCGGGGAAAGCGGCCAATGCCTGTTCGCACGCTTCCCGGGCAGCGGCGCGGTGGCCGGCCCGGGCGTGGGCGTAGGCGATGTCGCCCATCGCAAGCTCGCGGTAGGAGGCGGCGCCCGCGCTCATGAGGATGAGGAAGCGGTAGCGGTCGAGGGCCGGATGGCGGGTGAAATAATCGCGGCTATCCTCGAACGCGCGGACGGCGTCGTCGAAGCGTCCGGCGCGCAGCAGGCGGATGCCGGCCCGGTGGCGACGCGTCAGCAGAGGGCGGACGACCGCCGAATAGCAGACATAAGGCGCCGCGCCGACCAGGATCGCGTCGAAAAGGCCGTAGGCCGGGAAAACGCGGGCGGTGAGGGCGATCAGGCCGCCGAGGAGCGCCAGGTGCAAAAGCAGCGCCGGGCGCGACAGGCGGCGGACGAACAGGCGGGCGGGCGGCGCGACGGCGTTTTCCGGTTCGGGATCCATCGACACCTTATACCACGCCTTCGGAGCCCAGCGCGGGCGCGCGCGAGGGCGCGGGCCGGTTGACAAGCCACAACCCCGCCATGATCACCGCCCCGCCGGCCACCTGGACCGCCGTCATCCGCTCGCCGAGGAACGCGACCGACATCAGCAGGCCGAAAAAGGGCGACAGGAACATGAAGGCGGTCGCGGTACCGGCGCCGAGCGTCCCGATCCCCTTCATCCAGAAGATGTAGGCCAGCACGGTCGGGAACGCGATCAGGTAGGCGAGCACCCACCAGAAGGCGGGCGAGAGCGCCGACCAGCGGATGGCCGTCATCTCCGGGACCGAGAACGACAACATCATGGCGGTCCCCAATAAAAGCGACCAGCCCGCGGCCTGGAACGGCGTCGTCCGTTCGAGCAGCCGTCGGGATACGAGCGAGGAGAGCGCCCAGCAGGCGCCCGCGGCGGAGAGGAACAGGTCGCCGCGCATCCGCGCCGGATCGGCGCCGGGCAGGATCGTCTCGCCGAAGAAGAGGGCGGCGCCCGTCACGCAGAGCGCGAGCCCCGCGAGGCGGCCCGCCCGCGCCGGCTCGCGCAGGAATACCATGCCGAAAAGGGTTGCCACGACGGGCGAAAGCGTCGGGATGATCATCGCGGCATCGGAGGCGGGCGCCAGCTTCACACCGCGGAAGAAGCAGAAGTTGTAGCCGGCCACCCCGAGCGCGCTCTGAAGCAGCAGGGCGGGCCATGCGTCCCGGCGCGGCACGGGCCGCGCGGAGCGAGCGAAATGGATCCCGACCATCAGGAGGGCGCCGATCCCGAACCGGAGCACCGCGGCGGCGTCCGGCGGCACCTCCTGCACGATCATCTTGGAGGTGGCGTAGGCACTGCCCCAGAGCAGCATCGTGAGGACGAGCCCCGCGCGGGCGCGTCCGGCCGCCGTGGCCTGCCGTCCGACGGGCGTCCGGCTCACGCAGCGGGTCCGGGATCCGCGGGCGGGTCCGGCCACGCGCCGGGGGAGGTCGCCGCCTTCCGGCGGCGCTTGCGGAACCGGCGCAAAAGGAGCGGGACGGCCAGGGCGAGCGCGAGCCAGGCGGCGCTTGCGGCGCGGTTCGCGTCGCGCGGCGGGCCGGGGGTCGCAACGCACCCGCCGCCGCCCGCGGCGGGCGTCGTCGTCACGATCACGCGGACGGGGTCGGACTGCGCGATGACGCCGAGGTCGCCCACGAGGAGGAAGGTGTTGTCGCCGAAGGCCGCGGCGCGCAGCGTCCGCGTCGTTCCGGCGTTCGTGCGCGCCCAGGTGATGCCGCCGTCGGCCGAGTCGAGCACCGCGCCGATGTCGCCGACGGCCAGGAAATGCCCGGCGCCGTATGAGATCCCGTACAAATCGCCCGCCGCCCGCGTCACCGCGGAGGAGCGGTTGACCCAGGCGATGCCGTCACCCGAGGTCACCACCTCGCCCCCCCGGCCGACCGCCACGAAGGTGTTGTCGCCGTGTGCGACCGCCAGCAGCGGGCCCGTCGTCCCGGCGGCCCGCGGGGTCCAGGCGACG encodes the following:
- a CDS encoding prohibitin family protein, whose amino-acid sequence is MEKIVIDPAGMQKAKRVIGVVAAVVVALIVLGGLNPFVIVGPGQRGVVLNFGAVQPIVLDEGIHFRIPGYQKIVRIDVKVQKEQTEAEASSKDMQDIQETIAVNYNVIPDKAGWLFQHIGEGYRERVIDPVAQEVVKATTAKYTAVELITTREKIRSEIKELLKARLMAYNLSVVDVSIVNFKFSAQFTQAIESKQTAEQLALKAARDLDRIKIEAQQKIASAQAEAESLRLQKQNVSSELIQLRAIEAQQEAIRKWNGVLPSVTGGAVPFIDAKSYIMMGK
- a CDS encoding Bax inhibitor-1/YccA family protein — its product is MQERYEVDQAGSLVRTRTGVMAGVYGWMSLGLFVTAILALATASSEEAVKLIFGTRFLFYALLIGEFGLVWYLSSRIMTMTAGMAKGGFLAYAALNGVTLSVIFLAYTADSIASVFFITAGMFGATSLYGYATKRDLTGFGSFLFMGLIGIVIASVVNMFMRNEMVNWVVSIIGVFVFAGLAAYDTQKVKAIMSGVDEGRAGNAAVLGALTLYLDFVNLFLMLLRLFGRRR
- a CDS encoding class II glutamine amidotransferase; this encodes MCRMIAFASQDPQPIAPFLAQLARLSREGILVERWTRHPGGNHPDGWGVALYPAGGGTLRIVRSGSPANADPALAALGSETTDRFIGHIRFASNLSSVCEANAHPFVVDGIVLGHNGTFKGAIGAEGDARGVSDSLVFLEMLAMRWRDGRTFEGLAEALRALLSDEQLVGDYSAANFLIAEGGRLFAFRKSRRDHDYYALYLHRSGRELVVASERLDGRPDWTPLGEGELLELSLPEPRRKTVELPS
- a CDS encoding metallophosphoesterase produces the protein MKFFFGFFTLAYAGANLYALMRFRRAFGLRWRAILPFLPLFIPLVFAPPIVHLLERPGTLPAAMIAAWAGYTWLGVLFLFLWLHGAADIGYFFFRKVRNYPGRTLPPTTREARRLFLAVVAALVVVAGYSFYEAADIRPEHVTIASDRLPAGMKKLRIAQISDLHVGLLIQDHAVHRVADIVRDARPDLLVSTGDLVDAGFVSTGALPEIFRALDPPLGKYAITGNHEYYAGLARSVLFTERSGFRMLRDEALTIRGPEEDGSGPPPNAVPGLHPGAARMGQGGKSADNALLRILGVDDEAGSSFGALPEEAERRLFAEPRSPLFTLYLKHRPQISPESAGKFDLQLSGHTHNGQLFPFRWIVETRFPYLAGLYDLPGGGQLYTSRGTGTWGPRMRFLSPPEVTIIDVVPR
- a CDS encoding HD domain-containing phosphohydrolase, with amino-acid sequence MPGSSFPAPRLRYPVHTLEGKELLPAGSQVTAGLLSTIADQGRSRNEPSGGLLQHGTVLPDLVGFLCEGPYKVVFEDGKRFYGMMQMMERVTLPLPLLRSLDHFRDHDPFTYRHILCVFALSTLLAQELMGTSGAAIQGATSGPMHDIGKLCVPLSIMKKRSALTRDERDWLRHHTAAGYVLLAYYFGDAGAITARVALEHHERRDGSGYPLGIFQKERMVEIVAVCDVYDALISPRPYRPTCYDNRTALEEMTLLVEQGRLAGDIVQALVAYNRQDKPDYRACKLSLDKRGHAPEGNVYGVVADEADPG
- a CDS encoding EamA family transporter, with protein sequence MSRTPVGRQATAAGRARAGLVLTMLLWGSAYATSKMIVQEVPPDAAAVLRFGIGALLMVGIHFARSARPVPRRDAWPALLLQSALGVAGYNFCFFRGVKLAPASDAAMIIPTLSPVVATLFGMVFLREPARAGRLAGLALCVTGAALFFGETILPGADPARMRGDLFLSAAGACWALSSLVSRRLLERTTPFQAAGWSLLLGTAMMLSFSVPEMTAIRWSALSPAFWWVLAYLIAFPTVLAYIFWMKGIGTLGAGTATAFMFLSPFFGLLMSVAFLGERMTAVQVAGGAVIMAGLWLVNRPAPSRAPALGSEGVV